From the Ruania alkalisoli genome, one window contains:
- a CDS encoding FAD-binding oxidoreductase, giving the protein MPLADLPDHVSPFAHVPGTSEYDGGAHLFRAPATPEVVLRPRTTEEVAAAVRACTSAGLRIQVRSGGHGSAPCPDGALIDLSGLDGVTVAGSTAEIGVGAVWAEVAAALAPHGLVVTSGDTGSVGVGGLVLGGGIGWLVRTHGLTIDSLRGIELVTADGRIRMVDAQDDPELFWALRGGGGNFGVVTRIWIEAAPAPDLVRVELGYEPSATRSLMEAWWQVMAEAPDTVNSTLAVMPDISPQFPAGGLVDLVLDGTVGEAREVVAPLLAVEGLRSERIESCHYSDLLGPTPPEDIPVTFVGGNRVLPDLTSEALDQLAALAAGQAPTMLLLRGLGGAFGRVRAEETAFAHRDARVLAVANALLPADAPEEAIAAAREAQAGVFGHAGIYGNFSLDRGPDVTAAMYPPTTLERLRAVKERVDPDGIFAAAHALY; this is encoded by the coding sequence ATGCCACTCGCTGACTTGCCTGACCACGTCTCACCGTTCGCACACGTTCCCGGAACGTCCGAGTACGACGGCGGAGCTCACCTCTTCCGAGCGCCAGCCACACCCGAGGTCGTCCTCCGGCCCCGCACCACCGAGGAGGTGGCCGCCGCCGTCCGTGCGTGCACATCGGCCGGGCTCCGAATCCAGGTGCGCTCGGGCGGGCACGGGAGCGCGCCTTGCCCTGATGGCGCCCTCATCGACCTGAGCGGGCTGGACGGCGTCACCGTTGCCGGTTCCACGGCGGAGATCGGCGTCGGTGCCGTGTGGGCCGAGGTGGCCGCGGCGCTTGCCCCGCACGGGTTGGTGGTCACCTCGGGGGACACCGGCTCGGTGGGTGTGGGTGGACTCGTCCTCGGTGGCGGGATCGGGTGGCTGGTGCGCACCCACGGACTGACGATCGACTCCCTCCGTGGGATCGAGCTGGTCACCGCCGACGGCCGGATCCGCATGGTCGACGCCCAGGACGACCCCGAGCTGTTCTGGGCGCTGCGCGGCGGGGGCGGCAACTTCGGTGTCGTCACCCGCATCTGGATCGAGGCGGCACCCGCGCCGGACCTCGTGCGGGTCGAGCTCGGATACGAGCCTTCAGCCACCCGCTCGCTGATGGAGGCGTGGTGGCAGGTGATGGCCGAGGCGCCTGACACGGTCAACTCGACCCTTGCCGTCATGCCGGATATCAGCCCGCAGTTCCCGGCTGGCGGGCTGGTCGACCTGGTGCTCGACGGCACCGTGGGTGAGGCGAGGGAGGTCGTCGCGCCGCTGCTCGCCGTCGAGGGTCTGCGCTCGGAGCGTATCGAGAGTTGCCACTACTCCGATCTGCTGGGCCCGACGCCACCCGAGGACATTCCCGTCACCTTCGTCGGGGGCAATCGCGTGCTGCCGGACCTGACAAGCGAGGCACTCGATCAGCTCGCCGCCCTGGCCGCGGGCCAGGCGCCGACGATGCTCCTGCTGCGCGGGCTCGGCGGTGCGTTCGGACGGGTCCGCGCCGAGGAGACGGCCTTCGCGCATCGGGACGCACGCGTGCTCGCGGTCGCGAACGCGCTGCTGCCGGCAGACGCGCCGGAGGAGGCGATCGCTGCTGCGCGCGAGGCGCAGGCAGGCGTGTTCGGCCACGCCGGGATCTACGGCAACTTCTCTCTCGACCGAGGTCCGGACGTCACCGCGGCGATGTACCCACCGACCACCCTCGAACGTCTGCGGGCGGTGAAGGAGCGGGTGGATCCGGACGGGATCTTCGCGGCGGCGCACGCCCTGTACTGA
- the map gene encoding type I methionyl aminopeptidase, with translation MIELKTPAEIEAMRPAGAFVGRVLNALADAADVGVSLNELDALAHRMIREEGATSCYIDYHPSFGASPFGKVLCTSVNDAVLHGLPNDYRLKDGDLLSVDFAVSVNGWVGDSARSVIVGTPREEDQRIIRATEEALAAAIDVATVGNKIGDISAAIGEVAASYGYPVNTDFGGHGVGREMHGAPHVPNTGRPGRGLALRPGLVIAIEPWFMLGTDEIYTDPDGWTLRSKDGSRGAHSEHTVAITPDGPLVLTARD, from the coding sequence CGGTGCGTTCGTGGGCCGGGTGCTGAATGCGCTCGCAGACGCGGCCGATGTCGGTGTCTCCCTGAACGAGTTGGACGCCCTCGCCCACCGGATGATCCGGGAGGAGGGCGCGACGTCCTGCTACATCGACTACCACCCTTCCTTCGGGGCGAGCCCGTTCGGGAAGGTGCTGTGCACCTCCGTCAACGACGCCGTGCTGCACGGGCTGCCCAACGACTACCGGCTCAAGGACGGCGACCTGCTCTCGGTCGACTTCGCGGTCAGCGTCAACGGATGGGTGGGCGACTCCGCGCGGAGCGTGATCGTCGGAACTCCCCGCGAGGAGGATCAGCGGATCATCCGGGCCACCGAGGAGGCGCTCGCCGCCGCCATCGACGTGGCGACCGTGGGGAACAAGATCGGCGACATCTCTGCTGCGATCGGTGAGGTTGCCGCCTCCTATGGCTACCCGGTGAACACCGACTTCGGTGGCCACGGCGTAGGCCGGGAGATGCACGGTGCCCCGCACGTTCCCAACACCGGGCGCCCCGGGCGCGGGCTTGCGCTGCGGCCCGGTCTGGTGATCGCGATCGAGCCATGGTTCATGCTCGGCACCGACGAGATCTACACGGATCCGGACGGCTGGACACTTCGCTCGAAGGATGGTTCCCGTGGTGCGCATTCCGAGCACACCGTGGCCATCACACCGGACGGGCCGCTGGTGCTCACCGCCCGCGACTGA